In Pseudomonas oryzihabitans, the DNA window GCCCGATCCACAAGGCCAGAAAGATCAGGAAGGGCACCCGCTCCTGGGCGAACAGGGCGATCAAGACCAGCATCACCGCCAGCCCCAGCAGGGTGCCCATCACCCGGTAGAAGCTCTTGGCCAGAACCTGACCGCTCTGCGGCTGCATGACGATGAAGACGGTGATCACCGCCGAACTCGGATGCGGCAGTTGCAGGCGCATGGCCAGCCACAGGGTCAGGCTGGCGGCGAGCAGCACCTTGGCCTGGTACAGCCAGAGGCTGCCATCGCTGCGCGCCCAGGCGCCCAGGGCCTGGCGCAATGGCGAGTGGGTGGCCGCGTGGGTACTCACCGCGCGGCCCGCTCGACGGCCACGCGGGCCGGCACCAGATCCTGGTCGTCCGGCCCGCGTTCGAGGTCCGCGCCGCCGCCGAGGGCGACCAGGGCGCCGGCCTGGGCGGCCAGGCGCAGGGCGTGTACCTGGGCGGTGACGCGCTGCTGGGCGAACAGCCGGGTCTGGGCGTCGAGCACGTGCAGGTAGTCGGTCAGGCCGCGGCGGAAGGCCTCGCGGGCGATGTCATAGGTGCGCTGGGCCTCCTGGCTGGCCTGGTCGGCGAGGGTGGCCTGCTTGGCGGCCGAGTCGGCCTTGATCAGGGCATCGGAGATGTCCTTGAGCGCATCCACCAGGGTCTGGTTGTAGGCGCTGACCGCCAGGTCGTAGGCCGCCGATTCCGCGCCGAGGCGACTGCGCAGGGCGCCACCGTCGTAGATCGGCAGAGAGAACGCCGGGCCTATGAAGGAGCCGGTCTTGGCGTGAGTCAGCATCTCGCTGAGGCGGCCCAGAGTCAGGAACTGGCCGACGTTGGCCACCAGGTCGATGTTGGGATAGAAGCTGGCCCGGGCCACGTCGACGCCCTTGGCCGCGGCCGCGATCTGCCAGCGACGCGCCACCACATCGGGCCGCTTGCCGACCAGTTCCAGCGGCAGGCGGCTGGGCAGCCGCGGGGCCGCGCCCAGGGTCAGCCGCGGTCGTTGCAGGCGGGCGCCAGCACCCGGGCCCTTGCCGGCCAGGGCGGCCAGTTGGTTGCGATCCAGTGCCAGGGTCTCGTCCAGGGCTTCCAGCTGGCGCTCGGTCTCGGGCAGCAGGGCGCGCGCCTGGCTGACCTCGAACTGGGTGCCGAGACCGCCGTCCAGTTGCCGCTGGGCCAGGTCGGCCAGCTGCCGCTGCTGCTCCAGGGTGGCGGCGAGGATGTCGCGCTGGTCATGGTGCAGAGCGAAGCCGATATAGCTGCGGACGATGTTGCCGGTCAGCTCCAGCTCGGCGGCGCGCACCTCGGCGGCGGCCTGGTGGGCCTGGTCCAGGGCCTGGGCGCTGGCGTCGCGCTCGCGACCCCAGAAGTCCAGCGCATAGCTCAGGCCCAGCTCGGTATTGTTGTTCCAGGTGGTGCGATCGGACAGCTCGCCCGGGCCATAGAAGCCGTCGGTGGGCCAGCTGTAGCGCTTGAAGGCACCCTTGGCCTCCACCTGCAGTGCTTCGCGGGATTCGGCCAGGCCCGCCAGGGATTCGGCGCGGCGCACCCGGGCGGCGGCCGTGGCCAGGCGCGGGTTGTCCGCCAGGGCGCCGGTGATCCAGGCATTCAGCTGGGGATCGCCATAGGCGCGCCACCACTGGCGCTCGGGCCAGGCGGCCTGCCCGGCGGCGGCGCGGATGGCGGCGTCGGTGGCCAGTGCCTGGTCGTCGAGACGCTGCGCCTGGGGGGCATTGTGACCGGTACCGATACAGCCGGCCAGCAGGGTCGCGAGGGCGACCACCGTGAGCGCAGGCCAGACTCTGCAAGAGGAAGGCGACACGTGGGGATCCATTTGCAACAGGGCCATACCCGCGCGGGGCGTCGAGAAGCGCAGCGAGGGTGGCGAGATGAGCTGGAACTGAAGAGGACGCCAGCGAACGGGACGGTCGATGGACGTTACCATTAGGCTGCTAACGATTCTATAAAATTCCAGGGGAGCCGATTAGCGCGCCAACTGGCGAATCTTTGTTTCACATACTGAAATAATATGGAGAATGGCGCTTTTCCAGACTGTCGAGGCGGCATGGACACCCTGCACAACATGCGCGTTTTCGTCGCCGTGGTGGAAAGCGGCAGCTTCACCGGTGCGGCCCAGACGTTGCAGACCACCACCGCCCATGTCTCCCGGGCGGTGGCCCATCTCGAAACCCATCTGCGCACCCGGCTGCTGCACCGCACCACCCGGCGCATCGCCCTGACCGAGGCCGGTCAGCGCTACCTGGCGCGCTGTGAGCAGATCCTCGCCTATGTCGAGGAAGCCGAAGCCGAGGCCGGGCATGCCCAGGCACGCCCGGAAGGGCGGTTGCGGGTGCACAGCATGACCGGCATCGGTCAGCACTACGTGATCCGCGCCATCGCCGGCTATCGCGCCCTGCACCCCGAGGTACGCTTCGACCTGACCATGGCCAACCGTATCCCCGATCTGCTGGAGGAGGGCTTCGACCTGGCCATCGTGGTAGCCGTGGAGCTGCCCGACTCCGGTTTCGTCTCCCAGCAGATCGGCCAGACCTACAGCATCCTCTGCGCCTCGCCTGCCTATCTGCAGGAGCACGGCCAGCCGCAGACCCCGGCGGAGCTGGCCGATCACGCCTGCCTGAGATTCATCAGTCCCGTGGTCTCCTTCGACCGCTGGCACTTCGAGGGTCCCAACGGTCCGGAAACCTTTCGCATCGGCGAGACGCCCTTCCAGGTCAATGTCGGCGACGCCATGACCGAGGCTCTGCGCCAGGGCCTGGGCATCGGCGTGCTGCCGCTCTACTCGGCGGTGGACGGCCTGCGCGACGGCAGCCTGGTACGGGTGCTGCCGGCCTATCGCCTGCAGCGGCTCAACGCCTATGCCCTCTATGCTTCGCGGCAGTACCTGGACGCCAAGATCAGAACCTGGGTCGCCTATCTGCGCGAGGAGATCCCCGGGGCGCTGGAAGCGGACGAAGCCTTCGTACGCGCCGCCAGTAAAGTCGTCGGCCCAGCGCATTGAGATCGGCAGGGTGCTTGGACTAAGCTCGGGAAGACCGCGCCCCATGCGCGGTCATAGTTAGTAGGCTATTGAAATATCGCCCGGTATCGCGGTCCTGAGGGCGACAGGACGGCTTCCTCCCGGCACGCTTGCGTGTCGCCGAGGTCCATGTCCCGAGTCGGTGGCGACGCCGACGGACCGCCGTGCAGGACGGCCGGATCATGCAGGCGGTCAGGGACCGCCGTCAGCGCCACGGGAGTCCAATGAGCGCCACAGCAGGACCCACTTTGAGATTCGCCGACCAGCCGCTCAAGGGCATCGCCCTGATCTGCCTTGCCGTCTGGCTGTTCGCCTCCCACGACGCCCTCTCCAAATACCTCTCCGGCTTCTATCCGGTGGTCATGGTGGTCTGGGCCCGCTATCTGTCCCACACCCTGCTGATGATGGGGATCTTCATCCCGCGCTCGGGCCTGGCGGTGATTCGCACCAAACGCCCGGGATTGCAGGTGCTCAGAGCCCTGTGCCTGATCGGCTGCAGCCTGTTCTTCACCACCGGGCTGCGCTACCTGCCGATGGCCGAAGCCACGGCGGTCAACTTTCTCGCCCCGCTGATGGTGACGGCGCTGTCGGTACCGCTGCTCAAGGAGAGTGTCACCCGCAGCCAGTGGGCGGCGGTGCTGGCGGGCTTCGTCGGGGTGCTGATCATCGTGCGGCCGGGCGGCCAGCTGTTCACCCCGGCGGTGCTGCTGCCGGTCTGCTCGGCGGTGTGCTTCGGCCTCTACCAGCTGCTGACGCGGCTGCTCAGCGGCATCGACAGCCCCACCACCAGCAACTTCCTCACCGGCATCATCAACACTCTGGTGCTGAGCAGCGTGGTGCCCTTCTTCTGGGAGATCCCCACCCTGACCCACGGCTTCATGCTGGCCTTGCTCGGCCTCTTCGGCATGTCGGGCCATCTGCTGCTGACCCAGGCCTTCCGCTATGCGCCGCCAGCGCTGCTGGCACCCTTCAGCTATGGCCAGATCGTCACCGCCGGCATTATCGGCTACCTCGTCTTCGGCCATGTGCCGGACAGCGGCGCGCTGATCGGCATCCTGATCATCTGCGCCAGCGGCCTGGCGGTGGCCTGGCAGCAGAGCCGCAAGGCGTCCAAAGCCAAGAAGGCTCGGGCGGTGCCGGCAGCGCAACCCGAGGCGCTGCCAGAGGTGGTGGCCGATGCCGCCGCGGGCACCCCGGCTCAGCGCAGCCCGTAGTCGGCGATGATCCCGACGAGGATCGCCAGCCCGGCCCAGTGGTTGTGCAGGAAGGCCTTGAAGCACACCAGGGGGTCGCGGTCGCGGGTGACGTGGAATTCCCAGGCGAAGCAGCCGGCCGCCACCACCAGGCCCAGGTAGAAGGGCAGGCCCAGGCCGAAGCGGCCACCGGCCAACGCCAGGCAGAGCAGGGTCAGGCCCTGCAGGGTGGCGATGATCACCCGGTCGGCGTCGCCGAACAGGATGGCGGTGGACTTCACCCCGATCTTGAGATCGTCCTCGCGGTCGGCCATGGCGTAGTAGGTGTCGTAGCCCACCGTCCAGATCACGTTGGCGACGAACAGCAGCCAGGCCGCGGCCGGCAGCTCGCCGGTCTCGGCGGTGAAGGCCATGAGCATGCCCCAGGAAAAGGCCGCACCCAGCACCGCCTGCGGGTAGTAGGTGTATCTCTTCATGA includes these proteins:
- a CDS encoding efflux transporter outer membrane subunit — protein: MSPSSCRVWPALTVVALATLLAGCIGTGHNAPQAQRLDDQALATDAAIRAAAGQAAWPERQWWRAYGDPQLNAWITGALADNPRLATAAARVRRAESLAGLAESREALQVEAKGAFKRYSWPTDGFYGPGELSDRTTWNNNTELGLSYALDFWGRERDASAQALDQAHQAAAEVRAAELELTGNIVRSYIGFALHHDQRDILAATLEQQRQLADLAQRQLDGGLGTQFEVSQARALLPETERQLEALDETLALDRNQLAALAGKGPGAGARLQRPRLTLGAAPRLPSRLPLELVGKRPDVVARRWQIAAAAKGVDVARASFYPNIDLVANVGQFLTLGRLSEMLTHAKTGSFIGPAFSLPIYDGGALRSRLGAESAAYDLAVSAYNQTLVDALKDISDALIKADSAAKQATLADQASQEAQRTYDIAREAFRRGLTDYLHVLDAQTRLFAQQRVTAQVHALRLAAQAGALVALGGGADLERGPDDQDLVPARVAVERAAR
- the ubiA gene encoding 4-hydroxybenzoate octaprenyltransferase, which produces MKKNASRPLDRRPAAPRGPEPSARVIATRPRSERIRDFVQLTRLDRPIGIYLLLWPTLWALWIAAEGVPSLKNLVIFVLGVVLMRSAGCVINDFADRNFDGHVARTKNRPLATGRISPKEALLFFAVLVLISFGLVLCTNATTVWLSFGALGVAALYPFMKRYTYYPQAVLGAAFSWGMLMAFTAETGELPAAAWLLFVANVIWTVGYDTYYAMADREDDLKIGVKSTAILFGDADRVIIATLQGLTLLCLALAGGRFGLGLPFYLGLVVAAGCFAWEFHVTRDRDPLVCFKAFLHNHWAGLAILVGIIADYGLR
- a CDS encoding DMT family transporter, which codes for MSATAGPTLRFADQPLKGIALICLAVWLFASHDALSKYLSGFYPVVMVVWARYLSHTLLMMGIFIPRSGLAVIRTKRPGLQVLRALCLIGCSLFFTTGLRYLPMAEATAVNFLAPLMVTALSVPLLKESVTRSQWAAVLAGFVGVLIIVRPGGQLFTPAVLLPVCSAVCFGLYQLLTRLLSGIDSPTTSNFLTGIINTLVLSSVVPFFWEIPTLTHGFMLALLGLFGMSGHLLLTQAFRYAPPALLAPFSYGQIVTAGIIGYLVFGHVPDSGALIGILIICASGLAVAWQQSRKASKAKKARAVPAAQPEALPEVVADAAAGTPAQRSP
- a CDS encoding LysR family transcriptional regulator, with translation MDTLHNMRVFVAVVESGSFTGAAQTLQTTTAHVSRAVAHLETHLRTRLLHRTTRRIALTEAGQRYLARCEQILAYVEEAEAEAGHAQARPEGRLRVHSMTGIGQHYVIRAIAGYRALHPEVRFDLTMANRIPDLLEEGFDLAIVVAVELPDSGFVSQQIGQTYSILCASPAYLQEHGQPQTPAELADHACLRFISPVVSFDRWHFEGPNGPETFRIGETPFQVNVGDAMTEALRQGLGIGVLPLYSAVDGLRDGSLVRVLPAYRLQRLNAYALYASRQYLDAKIRTWVAYLREEIPGALEADEAFVRAASKVVGPAH